One window of the Nocardia huaxiensis genome contains the following:
- a CDS encoding PPOX class F420-dependent oxidoreductase: MIATLSPAQIEYLNGQMLGRIATVRPNGQPQNNPVGFRYNTALGTIDIGGYRMGATQKFRNLAKEERVSFVVDDVVSTNPFNVRCLEIRGTAQALRDVDPYQEGMSRELIRITPERVIAYGID, from the coding sequence ATGATCGCAACGCTGTCGCCCGCACAGATCGAGTACCTGAACGGTCAGATGCTGGGGCGGATCGCCACTGTCCGGCCGAATGGGCAGCCGCAGAACAATCCCGTCGGGTTCCGGTACAACACCGCGCTGGGGACCATCGATATCGGTGGGTATCGGATGGGGGCCACGCAGAAGTTCCGGAATCTGGCGAAGGAGGAGCGGGTGTCCTTCGTGGTCGACGATGTGGTGTCGACGAATCCGTTCAATGTGCGGTGCCTCGAAATTCGGGGCACCGCACAGGCTTTGCGGGATGTGGACCCGTATCAGGAGGGGATGAGCCGCGAGCTCATCCGGATCACTCCCGAACGGGTCATCGCCTACGGGATCGACTAG
- the dapD gene encoding 2,3,4,5-tetrahydropyridine-2,6-dicarboxylate N-succinyltransferase — translation MSTQGAVAVGLATITANGTVLDTWYPYPELGEVTDTGSKRLDASDIEYAKFADGVGVDEARRVETVVVRTSIADLSAPPVDTHDAYLRLHLISHRLIQPHGANLDGIFGLLANVVWTNFGPCSLEEFELTRLKLRARGQVTVYGVDKFPRLVDYVVPSGVRIADADRVRLGAHLASGTTVMHEGFVNFNAGTLGNSMVEGRISAGVVVGDGSDIGGGASIMGTLSGGGKQVISLGERCLLGANAGIGISLGDDCVVEAGLYVTAGTKVALPDGAVIKAADLSGKSNLLFRRNSQSGAVEVVPRKGTGIELNAALHAND, via the coding sequence GTGAGTACTCAGGGAGCAGTAGCAGTCGGTCTGGCCACCATCACCGCCAATGGGACGGTTCTCGACACCTGGTACCCGTATCCCGAGCTCGGCGAGGTCACCGACACTGGCAGCAAGCGCCTGGACGCCTCCGACATCGAGTACGCGAAGTTCGCGGACGGGGTCGGCGTGGACGAGGCCCGCCGCGTGGAAACCGTGGTGGTGCGCACCAGCATCGCGGATCTGTCCGCGCCGCCGGTCGATACGCATGACGCCTACCTGCGCCTGCACCTCATCTCGCATCGGCTGATCCAGCCGCACGGCGCGAACCTGGACGGCATCTTCGGTCTGCTGGCCAATGTGGTGTGGACCAATTTCGGCCCGTGCTCGCTGGAGGAGTTCGAGCTGACCCGGCTGAAGCTGCGTGCCCGCGGCCAGGTCACCGTGTACGGCGTGGACAAGTTCCCGCGTCTGGTGGACTACGTCGTGCCCTCGGGTGTGCGCATCGCCGACGCCGACCGTGTCCGTCTGGGTGCGCATCTGGCGTCGGGCACCACGGTCATGCACGAGGGCTTCGTGAACTTCAATGCCGGCACCCTCGGCAACTCTATGGTCGAGGGCCGCATCTCGGCCGGTGTGGTGGTCGGCGACGGCTCCGACATCGGCGGCGGCGCGTCGATCATGGGCACCCTGTCCGGCGGCGGCAAGCAGGTCATCTCCCTCGGCGAGCGCTGCCTGCTGGGCGCGAACGCCGGCATCGGCATCTCCCTCGGCGACGACTGCGTGGTCGAGGCGGGCCTGTACGTCACCGCCGGCACCAAGGTCGCCCTGCCGGACGGCGCGGTCATCAAGGCCGCCGACCTGAGCGGCAAGTCCAACCTGCTGTTCCGCCGCAATTCGCAGTCCGGCGCGGTCGAGGTGGTGCCCCGCAAGGGCACCGGCATCGAACTCAATGCCGCCCTGCACGCCAACGACTAG
- the dapE gene encoding succinyl-diaminopimelate desuccinylase — protein sequence MTIDLSADPITLAAALVDIPSVSKDEALIADVVEKALREQTTGFEILRHGNTVLARTNRGLPTRVILAGHLDTVPIADNVPSTFKTGADGERQLWGCGTVDMKSGDAVFLHLAATIAEPVHDLTLIFYDCEEIAAEFNGLGRIERELPEWLEGDLAVLGEPSGGWVEAGCQGTLRVRLTTSGVRAHTARAWLGDNAIHRLAPILERLAAYRAREVDIDGCVYREGLSAVRVSGGVAGNVVPDIAEVDVNFRFAPDRTLDEATEHVCEVFSGLELDFERTDGAPGALPGLSAPAAKDLIEIVHAHGSGGVRAKYGWTDVSRFAARGIPAVNFGPGDPNLAHKRDEHLPVDQITQVTSMLRSYLTGDKN from the coding sequence GTGACCATCGATCTGAGCGCCGACCCCATCACGCTTGCCGCCGCCCTCGTGGATATCCCGAGCGTGTCCAAGGATGAGGCGCTCATCGCCGATGTGGTCGAGAAGGCATTGCGCGAGCAAACCACTGGGTTCGAGATCCTGCGGCACGGGAACACCGTGCTGGCGCGCACCAACCGGGGGCTGCCGACGCGGGTGATCCTCGCCGGGCACCTCGATACCGTCCCGATCGCCGACAATGTGCCGAGCACCTTCAAGACCGGCGCGGACGGGGAGCGGCAGCTGTGGGGCTGCGGCACCGTCGACATGAAATCCGGGGACGCGGTCTTTCTGCACCTGGCCGCGACCATCGCCGAGCCGGTGCACGATCTGACGCTCATCTTCTACGACTGCGAGGAGATCGCGGCCGAGTTCAATGGGCTCGGGCGGATCGAACGCGAACTTCCCGAATGGCTCGAAGGTGATCTCGCCGTGCTGGGCGAACCCTCCGGCGGCTGGGTCGAGGCGGGCTGCCAAGGCACGCTGCGGGTGCGGCTCACCACCTCCGGCGTGCGCGCGCATACCGCGCGAGCCTGGCTGGGCGACAATGCCATTCACCGGCTCGCGCCCATTCTGGAGCGGCTGGCCGCCTACCGGGCGCGTGAGGTCGACATCGACGGCTGCGTCTACCGCGAGGGACTGTCCGCGGTGCGCGTGTCCGGCGGCGTCGCGGGCAATGTGGTGCCCGATATCGCCGAGGTGGACGTGAACTTCCGCTTCGCCCCCGACCGCACCCTCGACGAGGCCACCGAGCATGTGTGCGAGGTCTTCTCGGGTCTCGAACTCGACTTCGAACGCACCGACGGCGCGCCCGGCGCGCTGCCCGGACTCTCCGCCCCGGCCGCCAAGGACCTCATCGAGATCGTGCACGCGCACGGCAGCGGCGGCGTCCGCGCCAAGTACGGCTGGACCGATGTCTCGCGCTTCGCGGCGCGCGGCATCCCCGCGGTGAACTTCGGCCCCGGCGACCCGAATCTCGCGCACAAGCGCGACGAGCACCTGCCGGTCGACCAGATCACCCAGGTGACCTCCATGCTGCGCAGCTACCTCACCGGCGACAAGAACTGA
- a CDS encoding TIGR00730 family Rossman fold protein, which translates to MSAEAESPRSPKTPRFRGPIMLRRDRKKNIGTTDQHLLDERDKADWVHTDPWRVLRIQAEFVEGFGALAEVPRAVAVFGSARTPQEHPEYQAGLAIGGALARAGFAVITGGGPGAMEAANRGASEAGGYSIGLGIELPFEQHLNEWVDLGINFRYFFARKTMFVKYSEAFVCLPGGFGTLDELFEALTLVQTRKITRFPIILFGTKYWAGLVDWLRDSLLRSAKIAPGDLGLLHVTDSVDEVVQIVLAAAQAREQLSESKMTEDEW; encoded by the coding sequence ATGTCTGCTGAGGCCGAGTCCCCGCGTTCGCCCAAGACCCCCCGATTCCGCGGTCCGATAATGCTGCGCCGGGACCGGAAGAAGAACATCGGCACCACCGACCAGCATTTGCTCGATGAACGCGACAAAGCCGACTGGGTGCACACCGACCCCTGGCGGGTGCTGCGCATCCAAGCCGAATTCGTCGAGGGCTTCGGCGCTTTGGCGGAGGTGCCGCGCGCGGTCGCCGTATTCGGTTCCGCGCGAACGCCACAGGAGCATCCGGAATACCAGGCGGGCCTGGCCATCGGCGGAGCGCTGGCGCGCGCCGGATTCGCGGTCATCACCGGCGGCGGGCCCGGGGCCATGGAGGCCGCCAATCGCGGCGCCTCCGAGGCGGGCGGCTATTCCATCGGCCTCGGCATCGAGCTGCCGTTCGAGCAGCACCTCAACGAGTGGGTCGATCTCGGCATCAACTTCCGGTACTTCTTCGCACGCAAGACCATGTTCGTGAAGTACTCCGAGGCGTTCGTCTGCCTGCCCGGTGGTTTCGGCACCCTGGACGAGCTGTTCGAGGCGCTCACCCTGGTGCAGACGCGCAAGATCACCCGCTTCCCGATCATCCTGTTCGGCACCAAGTACTGGGCGGGACTCGTTGACTGGCTGCGGGATTCGCTGCTGCGCTCGGCCAAGATCGCACCCGGCGACCTGGGACTGCTGCACGTCACCGACAGTGTCGACGAGGTCGTGCAGATCGTGCTGGCCGCCGCGCAGGCCCGCGAGCAGCTGTCCGAATCCAAGATGACGGAGGACGAGTGGTGA
- a CDS encoding TIGR00730 family Rossman fold protein encodes MVSDSYSVCVYCSASVTDPAVLELARRVGAEIGRRGWQLVSGGGNVSMMGAVAHAARAAGAHTVGVIPKHLVHKEIADVDADELIVTDTMRERKQLMEDRADAFLTLPGGIGTLEELFETWTGAYLGVHDKPVVILDQDDHYRGLLEWIEELRERGFVGAAALGRVIVTSDFDRAFAALSPLR; translated from the coding sequence GTGGTGAGTGATTCGTACTCGGTGTGCGTGTACTGCTCGGCCAGTGTCACCGACCCCGCCGTGCTGGAGCTGGCGCGCCGCGTCGGCGCCGAGATCGGCCGTCGCGGTTGGCAACTGGTGTCCGGCGGCGGCAATGTGTCCATGATGGGCGCGGTGGCGCACGCGGCCCGGGCGGCCGGCGCGCACACCGTGGGCGTGATCCCGAAACACCTGGTGCACAAGGAAATCGCGGATGTGGACGCCGACGAGCTGATCGTCACCGACACCATGCGCGAGCGCAAGCAGCTCATGGAGGACCGCGCCGACGCCTTCCTCACCCTGCCCGGCGGCATCGGCACCCTCGAGGAACTGTTCGAGACCTGGACCGGCGCGTACCTGGGCGTGCACGACAAGCCGGTGGTGATCCTGGACCAGGACGACCACTATCGCGGCCTGCTCGAGTGGATCGAGGAGCTGCGGGAGCGCGGCTTCGTCGGCGCCGCGGCCTTGGGCCGGGTGATCGTGACGAGCGACTTCGACCGGGCCTTCGCGGCGCTGTCACCCCTGCGCTGA
- a CDS encoding long-chain-acyl-CoA synthetase has product MSTTGEEPPEVNNDARSTVSLVDLVRSLPAMAAQAPGMARNVVHMLVKSGDRASIGLFFQRAAGRHPDRPFLRFEGREYSWGEANSEVNRYAKVLAARGVKRGDVVGILMTNRPEALLTVLAVVKLGATAGLLNHNQRDVVLQHSFGLLNSVVDVIGEECADALGTLSEARPNLLWGRELEAAARTADPSDPAVTEQITAKERAYLIFTSGTTGMPKASVMTHLRWTKSMAGIGGLGVRLQHNDTLYCCLPLYHNNALTVALSSVISGGATFALGRKFSASRFWDEAIASEATAFVYIGELCRYLINQPPRRTDRLHKIRLAVGNGLRPELWDEFRNRFGIKRIVEFYGASEGNVAFINAFSLDRTAGFTPLPFAIVEYDDATGKAKRAPDGRLRRVPSGGVGLLLAKVTTRSPFDGYTDKSATESKLVRDGFKKGDCWFDTGDLVRDQRWGHIAFVDRLGDTFRWKGENVATTEVEGAFDGIEAITQAVVYGVDIPGTDGKAGMAAVTLDQDAEFDGKLAAKTLYDRLPTYAVPLFIRVVGELEQTSTFKSRKVELRKQGYAPDADSRLYVLAGRTEGYIPAFESYAEDVAAGKAPGN; this is encoded by the coding sequence ATGAGCACGACCGGTGAGGAGCCCCCCGAAGTGAACAACGACGCCCGCTCGACCGTGAGCCTGGTGGATCTGGTCCGCAGTCTGCCCGCCATGGCGGCACAGGCTCCCGGCATGGCGCGAAATGTCGTGCACATGCTGGTGAAATCGGGGGACCGCGCCTCCATCGGACTGTTCTTCCAGCGCGCCGCCGGACGGCACCCGGATCGGCCGTTCCTGCGCTTCGAGGGCCGCGAATACAGTTGGGGCGAAGCCAATTCCGAGGTCAACCGGTACGCCAAGGTGCTGGCCGCGCGCGGGGTGAAGCGCGGGGACGTGGTCGGCATCCTCATGACCAACCGGCCCGAGGCGCTGCTCACCGTGCTGGCCGTGGTGAAGCTCGGCGCGACCGCCGGACTGCTCAACCACAATCAGCGAGATGTGGTGCTACAGCACAGTTTCGGGCTGCTGAACTCGGTGGTGGACGTGATCGGCGAGGAATGCGCCGACGCCCTCGGGACGCTGAGCGAGGCCCGGCCCAACCTGCTGTGGGGGCGAGAGCTCGAGGCTGCCGCGCGCACCGCCGATCCGTCCGATCCCGCTGTGACCGAACAGATCACGGCCAAGGAACGCGCCTACCTGATCTTCACCTCCGGCACCACCGGCATGCCCAAGGCCAGCGTCATGACGCATCTGCGGTGGACCAAATCCATGGCCGGCATCGGCGGGCTCGGAGTTCGGTTGCAGCACAATGACACCCTGTACTGCTGCCTGCCGCTCTACCACAACAATGCGCTCACCGTGGCGCTGTCCTCGGTCATCTCCGGCGGAGCCACCTTCGCGCTCGGCCGCAAGTTCTCCGCCTCCCGCTTCTGGGACGAGGCGATCGCCAGTGAGGCAACGGCTTTCGTCTACATCGGCGAACTGTGCCGCTACCTGATCAACCAGCCGCCCCGGCGCACCGACCGGCTGCACAAGATCCGCCTCGCGGTCGGCAACGGCCTGCGGCCCGAACTCTGGGACGAGTTCCGGAACCGCTTCGGCATCAAGCGCATCGTCGAGTTCTACGGCGCGAGTGAGGGAAACGTCGCCTTCATCAACGCCTTCAGCCTCGATCGCACGGCCGGATTCACCCCGCTGCCCTTCGCCATCGTCGAATACGACGACGCCACCGGCAAGGCCAAGCGCGCCCCCGACGGCCGGCTGCGCCGCGTCCCGTCCGGCGGCGTCGGCCTGCTGCTCGCCAAGGTCACCACCCGCTCACCCTTCGACGGCTACACCGACAAGTCGGCCACCGAATCCAAACTCGTGCGCGACGGCTTCAAGAAGGGCGACTGCTGGTTCGACACCGGCGACCTGGTGCGCGATCAGCGCTGGGGCCACATCGCCTTCGTCGACCGCCTCGGCGACACCTTCCGCTGGAAGGGCGAGAACGTGGCCACCACCGAGGTCGAGGGCGCCTTCGACGGCATCGAGGCCATCACCCAGGCCGTCGTCTACGGCGTCGACATCCCCGGCACCGACGGCAAGGCCGGCATGGCCGCGGTCACCCTGGACCAGGACGCTGAATTCGACGGCAAGCTCGCCGCCAAGACCCTCTACGACCGCCTCCCCACCTACGCGGTCCCGCTGTTCATCCGCGTGGTCGGCGAACTCGAACAGACCTCCACCTTCAAGAGTCGCAAGGTCGAACTCCGCAAGCAGGGCTACGCCCCCGACGCCGACAGCCGCCTCTACGTACTGGCCGGCCGCACCGAGGGCTACATCCCGGCATTCGAGAGCTACGCCGAGGACGTCGCCGCGGGCAAAGCCCCCGGTAACTGA
- the folP gene encoding dihydropteroate synthase, producing MCAPLPTLCGKPVATDRALVMAIVNRTPDSFYDKGATFTDEAAMAAVDRAVTEGADLVDIGGVKAGPGAEVDAAEEARRVVPFVAAIREAYPELLISIDTWRADVARAAVRAGADLINDTWAGADPELVGVAAELGVGIVCSHTGGAVPRTRPHRVRYADVVAEVTDTVVAAAENAIAAGVAKDSVLIDPTHDFGKNTYHGLELLRAIDVLVKSGFPVLMALSNKDFIGETLGVGLSERLEGTLAATAWSAAAGARVFRVHEVAQTRRVVDMIAAIQGLRPPARTLRGLV from the coding sequence ATGTGTGCGCCGTTGCCGACATTGTGCGGGAAGCCGGTGGCGACGGATCGGGCGCTGGTGATGGCGATCGTGAACCGGACGCCGGATTCCTTCTATGACAAGGGCGCGACCTTCACCGACGAGGCGGCCATGGCCGCGGTTGACCGCGCGGTTACCGAGGGCGCGGATCTGGTCGATATCGGCGGGGTGAAGGCCGGGCCGGGGGCCGAGGTCGACGCCGCCGAGGAGGCGCGACGGGTGGTGCCGTTCGTGGCGGCCATTCGTGAGGCGTATCCGGAACTGCTGATCAGCATCGACACCTGGCGGGCCGACGTGGCGCGGGCGGCCGTGCGTGCGGGCGCGGATCTGATCAACGACACCTGGGCCGGGGCCGATCCCGAATTGGTCGGGGTCGCGGCCGAGCTGGGCGTCGGGATCGTGTGCAGTCACACCGGGGGAGCGGTGCCGCGCACCCGCCCGCACCGGGTGCGGTACGCGGATGTGGTGGCCGAGGTCACCGACACCGTGGTCGCCGCCGCCGAGAACGCCATCGCGGCCGGGGTGGCAAAAGATTCGGTCCTGATCGATCCGACGCACGATTTTGGCAAGAACACCTACCACGGGCTCGAATTGTTGCGGGCAATAGACGTTCTTGTGAAAAGCGGCTTCCCGGTCTTGATGGCGCTGAGCAATAAGGATTTCATCGGAGAGACCCTTGGTGTCGGCCTGTCCGAGCGATTGGAGGGGACCCTCGCGGCGACCGCCTGGTCGGCTGCGGCGGGCGCCCGCGTTTTCCGAGTGCACGAAGTCGCCCAGACACGCCGGGTGGTGGACATGATCGCCGCCATCCAGGGTCTGCGCCCGCCCGCCCGCACCCTGCGAGGTCTCGTATGA
- a CDS encoding glucosyl-3-phosphoglycerate synthase yields MTRNWGTTHTWDRPEWTVQELVAAKGDRTVSVVLPALNEEATVATVVASIRPLLGTLVDELVVLDSGSTDATAERAHAAGARVVTREQAVPELEPVPGKGEVLWRSLAVTSGDLIAFVDSDLIDPDPLFVPKLLGPLLTVDGMHLVKAYYRRPLRQGANIDDHGGGRVTELVARPLLAALRPDLSKVLQPLGGEYAGTRELLTSVPFAPGYGVEIGLLLDTYDLLGLSAIGQVNLGVRQHRNRPLSDLGVMSRQILGTVLGRSGIADSGAALTQFPLIGGEFTPHSTEVSLADRPPMNTLRPEWAAA; encoded by the coding sequence ATGACGCGAAATTGGGGAACCACCCACACTTGGGACCGTCCGGAGTGGACGGTTCAGGAACTCGTCGCCGCCAAGGGCGACCGCACCGTCTCCGTCGTCCTGCCCGCCCTCAACGAAGAGGCGACCGTGGCCACCGTGGTGGCCAGCATCCGGCCCCTGCTCGGCACGCTGGTGGATGAACTCGTCGTCCTGGACTCCGGGTCCACCGACGCCACCGCCGAACGCGCACACGCGGCCGGAGCGCGCGTCGTGACGCGCGAACAGGCCGTGCCCGAACTCGAACCCGTCCCGGGCAAGGGGGAGGTGCTGTGGCGGTCCCTGGCCGTCACCTCCGGCGACCTCATCGCCTTCGTGGACTCCGATCTGATCGACCCGGATCCGCTGTTCGTGCCCAAACTCCTCGGCCCACTGCTGACCGTGGACGGCATGCACCTGGTGAAGGCGTACTACCGCCGGCCCCTGCGCCAAGGCGCGAACATCGACGACCACGGCGGCGGTCGCGTCACCGAACTGGTGGCCCGTCCACTGCTGGCCGCCCTGCGCCCCGACCTCTCGAAGGTGTTGCAGCCCTTGGGCGGTGAATACGCCGGCACCCGCGAACTGCTGACCTCGGTCCCGTTCGCCCCGGGCTACGGCGTCGAAATCGGCCTGCTCCTGGACACTTACGACCTGCTGGGTCTGTCCGCCATCGGCCAGGTGAATCTCGGTGTGCGCCAGCACCGCAACCGCCCGCTGTCCGATCTGGGCGTCATGAGCCGCCAGATCCTCGGCACCGTCCTGGGCCGCAGCGGCATTGCCGACTCCGGCGCGGCCCTGACCCAATTCCCGCTGATCGGCGGCGAATTCACCCCGCACAGTACGGAGGTGTCGCTCGCGGACCGCCCGCCCATGAACACCCTTCGCCCCGAATGGGCTGCTGCCTGA
- the tatB gene encoding Sec-independent protein translocase protein TatB, producing MFSNISWGEMLILLVAALVILGPERLPGAIKWTGQTLRQVRDYATGATAQLKQDLGPEFDEIRKPLEQLNELRSMNPKSMVTKHLFDGDDSFLTGNFDKPVSSPNSNYGSFSMSKEQKPLERNERPPLDPDAT from the coding sequence GTGTTCAGCAATATCAGCTGGGGCGAGATGCTGATCCTCCTCGTCGCCGCCCTCGTGATCCTCGGGCCCGAGCGGCTGCCCGGCGCCATCAAGTGGACCGGGCAGACGCTGCGGCAGGTGCGTGACTACGCCACGGGTGCGACCGCGCAGCTGAAGCAGGACCTGGGGCCGGAGTTCGACGAGATCCGCAAGCCCCTCGAGCAGCTGAACGAACTGCGCAGTATGAATCCGAAATCGATGGTGACCAAGCACCTTTTCGATGGCGATGATTCGTTCCTGACGGGGAACTTCGACAAGCCGGTCAGCTCTCCGAACAGCAATTACGGCAGTTTCAGCATGTCCAAGGAGCAGAAACCGCTGGAGCGCAACGAGCGTCCGCCGCTGGATCCGGACGCCACCTAG
- a CDS encoding trypsin-like peptidase domain-containing protein, producing the protein MTTESKNTGPVSGEGPADNHPRSTAETSDSAADRGNLRPSDAPVLGPRPVYRPHVDTHTARAFRRPNGQSGSFAARPEGNTPAKGPQPGAEVVNRPPDAVLAEAFGRPEGSDELLQRDPDAQGEQAKPAGPADPWRDPNSAARLGAPAMATPLPEPLAPGHKLGAREVLFGGRVSAKALGILAAVALVLGLAGGVIGRVTAESTSALTSRKVELQSIDGDGNPATQIGKVVNAVMPAVVTIHVFIGDTGASGSGVVIDGAGYIVTNNHVISMAANDKTGKAKVQVLFSDDTRVPASIVGRDPKSDLAVLKVDVKNLSVIQLGNSSDVKVGDEVLAIGSPLSLRKTVTSGIVSALNRPVKLGGEGSDTDATLDAVQTDAAINHGNSGGALVDMQGRLIGINTAIKSESGGSVGLGFAIPIDKVKKISQGLIRDGQVHHPRLGVSAKTAAVANEAMSGAAVADVSEGGPAAKAGIVEGDIIIRFGDRPVEGPEELTVAVQSYEIGQTVTVKLIRDGREVELPVTLESD; encoded by the coding sequence GTGACCACCGAATCGAAGAACACGGGCCCGGTGTCGGGTGAGGGGCCCGCGGACAATCACCCGCGTTCGACTGCGGAGACTTCCGATTCGGCGGCCGATCGGGGGAACCTGAGGCCGTCGGACGCACCCGTACTGGGGCCGCGGCCGGTCTATCGGCCGCATGTCGACACCCATACCGCCCGCGCCTTCCGCCGCCCGAACGGGCAGTCCGGCTCCTTCGCCGCGCGTCCGGAGGGCAACACCCCTGCGAAGGGCCCGCAACCGGGCGCCGAGGTCGTGAACCGGCCGCCCGATGCCGTGCTGGCCGAGGCGTTCGGCCGGCCCGAGGGTTCCGACGAACTGCTGCAGCGGGATCCGGACGCGCAGGGCGAGCAGGCCAAGCCTGCGGGCCCCGCCGATCCGTGGCGGGATCCGAATTCGGCCGCGCGGCTGGGCGCGCCCGCGATGGCGACACCGCTGCCGGAGCCGCTGGCCCCGGGACACAAGCTGGGCGCGCGCGAAGTGCTGTTCGGCGGCCGGGTCTCGGCCAAGGCGCTGGGCATCCTGGCCGCCGTGGCGCTGGTGCTCGGGCTGGCCGGTGGCGTGATCGGGCGGGTCACCGCCGAATCCACGTCGGCGCTGACCTCCCGCAAGGTGGAGTTGCAGTCGATCGACGGGGACGGGAATCCGGCGACGCAGATCGGCAAGGTGGTCAATGCGGTCATGCCCGCGGTGGTCACCATTCACGTCTTCATCGGCGATACCGGGGCCTCGGGTTCCGGCGTGGTGATCGACGGAGCCGGCTACATCGTCACCAACAATCACGTGATCTCCATGGCCGCCAACGACAAGACCGGCAAGGCCAAGGTGCAGGTGCTGTTCTCTGACGACACGCGGGTGCCGGCCAGCATTGTCGGCCGCGACCCGAAGTCGGACCTGGCGGTGCTCAAGGTCGATGTGAAGAACCTGTCGGTCATCCAGCTCGGCAATTCCAGCGATGTGAAGGTCGGGGACGAGGTGCTGGCCATCGGTTCGCCGCTGAGCCTGCGCAAGACGGTCACCTCCGGCATCGTGTCGGCGCTCAATCGGCCGGTGAAGCTGGGCGGTGAGGGCAGTGACACCGATGCCACCCTCGACGCCGTGCAGACCGATGCCGCCATCAACCACGGCAACTCCGGTGGCGCGCTGGTGGATATGCAGGGCCGGCTGATCGGCATCAATACCGCCATCAAGTCCGAGAGCGGCGGTTCGGTGGGCCTGGGCTTCGCGATCCCGATCGACAAGGTGAAGAAGATCTCGCAGGGCCTGATCCGCGACGGGCAGGTGCATCATCCGCGACTGGGTGTGAGCGCCAAGACCGCCGCGGTCGCCAACGAGGCCATGAGCGGTGCCGCCGTAGCCGATGTGTCCGAGGGCGGTCCGGCCGCCAAGGCGGGCATTGTCGAGGGCGACATCATCATTCGCTTCGGTGACCGTCCGGTGGAGGGTCCGGAGGAGCTCACGGTGGCCGTGCAGTCCTACGAAATCGGCCAGACGGTGACGGTGAAGTTGATTCGCGATGGCCGCGAGGTGGAGCTGCCGGTCACGCTCGAATCCGACTGA
- the sigE gene encoding RNA polymerase sigma factor SigE, producing the protein MVDAAREPATLNPEFALDSDTSLVDDSDDDALSGTAAFDATGDRTMMPSWDELVREHADRVYRLAYRLTGDQQDAEDLTQETFIRVFRSLSNYQPGTFEGWLHRITTNLFLDMVRRRNRIRMEALPEDYDRVPADGPSPEQAYHNANLDPDLQTALDSLAPEFRAAVVLCDIEGLSYEEIGATLGVKLGTVRSRIHRGRQALREHLEHNGVERRVAAAEKVG; encoded by the coding sequence ATGGTCGACGCGGCGCGTGAACCCGCCACCCTGAATCCGGAATTCGCCCTGGACAGCGACACCTCGCTGGTCGACGACTCCGATGACGATGCCCTCAGCGGCACGGCCGCCTTCGACGCGACCGGTGACCGCACCATGATGCCGTCCTGGGACGAGCTGGTCCGCGAGCACGCCGACCGCGTGTACCGGCTGGCCTACCGTCTCACCGGCGATCAGCAGGACGCCGAGGATCTGACCCAGGAAACCTTCATCCGGGTGTTCCGCTCGCTGTCGAACTATCAGCCGGGCACCTTCGAGGGCTGGTTGCACCGCATCACCACGAACCTCTTCCTCGATATGGTCCGCCGCCGCAATCGCATTCGCATGGAGGCGCTGCCCGAGGACTACGACCGCGTTCCCGCGGACGGCCCGAGCCCCGAGCAGGCGTACCACAACGCGAATCTGGACCCGGATCTGCAGACCGCGCTGGACTCGCTGGCTCCGGAGTTCCGCGCCGCCGTGGTGCTCTGTGACATCGAAGGTCTGTCGTACGAGGAGATCGGCGCGACGCTCGGCGTCAAACTGGGCACCGTGCGCAGCCGCATCCACCGAGGACGTCAGGCACTGCGCGAGCACCTCGAGCATAATGGTGTGGAGCGGCGCGTCGCCGCCGCCGAAAAGGTCGGGTGA